In Fusarium oxysporum f. sp. lycopersici 4287 chromosome 2, whole genome shotgun sequence, a genomic segment contains:
- a CDS encoding protein HIR1: protein MRMIKPSWLSHSGEQKDFEVYSCHVSPDGKRLATAGGDGHVRVWSTESIYNADTPKYNKPRQLCHMSHHLGTIHSVRFSPNGRYLASGADDKIICVYHLDKGPPAATFGTNEPPPVENWKTYKRLIGHDNDVQDLAWSYDSSILVSVGLDSKVVVWSGHTFEKLKTLPAHQSHVKGITFDPANKFFATASDDRTIKIFRFTSPAPNATQHDMVNNFVLETTISSPFKSSPLTTYFRRCSWSPDGNHIAAANAVNGPVSSVAIIERTRWDSEINLIGHEAPTEVCMFSPRLFHTSKPDASAADGAATSLVTVIASAGQDKTLSIWNTNTSRPVVVCQDLAGKSISDLAWTPDGQTIFASSLDGSIVVVNFEEGELGWVAQPEENVKALQKYGASRKGMGIAEDVDGLILENQSKEGESRAVESRMGALMGDFSESTKESTPVANGSKPNGTSAKPSTNGQAEPENEPEKQPEEAANKTAERVKELKSRVTIGKDGKKRVAPLLVSSSGTGTSSLPQTQLVGTTSTNKNTQNDTPQTIIDMSKPYDGLPKGGIAAMLLGNKRQINLGDDEDEEEPVAKRVATGPTPIVTDGPNGVEPAALVPVQNGVVPTPEFLRPAVMNVSMSFAQVRLAVPKIRSHILRPLDRGVLQGESSLEEATKTPENIILEAKNDATHGHPSHVIRRNTFGQWLAKMDLCIPGPLLEEGFSPLSYLSRSLLSWKLAITGCCALQLSALPTFGT from the exons ATGCGTATGATCAAGCCTTCATGGCTAAGCCATAGCGGCGAGCAAAAGGATTTCGAGGTTTACAGCTGCCATGTCTCCCCGGATGGAAAACGACTTGCGACTGCTGGCGGCGATGGACACGTCCGCGTTTGGTCAACCGAAAGTATCTACAATGCCGACACACCAAAGTACAACAAGCCGCGCCAGCTCTGCCACATGAGCCATCATCTTGGAACAATTCACTCGGTTCGCTTTTCGCCTAATGGACGTTATCTTGCCAGTGGAGCGGACGACAAAATTATTTGCGTATACCACCTGGATAAAGGGCCCCCAGCTGCCACCTTTGGCACCAACGAGCCTCCTCCTGTCGAGAACTGGAAGACATACAAACGTTTAATTGGTCACGACAATGATGTTCAGGATCTCGCCTGGTCATACGATTCTTCGATATTGGTTTCTGTTGGCCTTGATTCAAAGGTCGTCGTCTGGTCTGGTCATACGTtcgagaagctgaagacTCTGCCTGCACACCAAAGTCATGTCAAGGGTATCACCTTCGATCCTGCGAACAAATTCTTTGCAACCGCAAGCGACGACCGAACGATCAAAATCTTTCGATTTACTTCGCCTGCACCTAATGCGACACAGCACGATATGGTTAACAACTTTGTTCTTGAAACGACCATCAGCTCACCATTCAAGAGCTCGCCCCTAACTACGTACTTTCGACGATGTTCGTGGTCCCCTGACGGTAATCACATCGCAGCTGCCAACGCTGTGAACGGCCCCGTGAGTTCTGTTGCTATCATCGAGCGGACGAGATGGGATAGTGAAATCAATCTTATCGGCCATGAAGCCCCAACGGAAGTGTGCATGTTCTCCCCTCGTCTGTTTCACACGTCAAAGCCAGATGCGAGTGCAGCCGATGGGGCCGCGACATCGCTCGTGACAGTGATTGCATCAGCTGGCCAGGACAAGACTTTGAGTATATGGAACACAAATACGTCCAGGCCGGTGGTCGTGTGTCAAGACTTGGCAGGCAAGTCAATATCTGATCTAGCGTGGACTCCGGATGGACAGACCATTTTTGCGTCTAGTCTAGACGGTAGCATTGTGGTTGTAAATTTCGAGGAGGGAGAGCTCGGCTGGGTAGCGCAACCAGAGGAGAACGTCAAGGCACTTCAGAAATATGGCGCGTCGCGGAAGGGAATGGGTATAGCTGAGGACGTCGATGGCCTCATTCTGGAAAACCAGAGTAAAGAGGGAGAGTCGCGGGCTGTAGAGTCGAGGATGGGTGCACTAATGGGAGACTTTTCTGAGTCAACCAAGGAGTCAACACCTGTCGCTAATGGCTCTAAACCCAATGGCACTTCGGCGAAACCATCGACAAATGGCCAAGCTGAGCCAGAAAACGAACCAGAGAAGCAGCCAGAAGAGGCAGCTAACAAGACAGCCGAACGTGTCAAGGAATTGAAATCGCGGGTCACTATCGGCAAAGATGGCAAGAAGCGAGTTGCACCTTTGTTGGTGTCATCATCAGGGACAGGCACGTCTTCATTGCCTCAAACTCAGTTGGTTGGAACAACAAGTACCAACAAGAACACACAAAATGATACACCGCAGACAATAATTGACATGAGCAAGCCTTATGACGGCCTGCCCAAGGGAGGTATTGCCGCCATGTTGCTTGGTAACAAGAGGCAAATCAACCTgggtgatgacgaagatgaagaggagcCGGTTGCCAAGCGTGTTGCAACAGGTCCTACACCTATCGTCACTGATGGCCCTAATGGGGTCGAGCCAGCAGCCCTCGTACCTGTTCAGAATGGCGTTGTTCCCACACCTGAGTTCCTCAGGCCCGCAGTCATGAATGTCTCTATGTCCTTCGCTCAAGTCAGATTAGCTGTACCGAAGATCAGGTCACATATTCTTCGACCGCTGGACAGAGGAGTTTTACAGGGTGAGAGCTCCTTAGAAGAAGCAACAAAGACCCCAGAAAACATAATTCTGGAAGCGAAGAATGATGCCACCCATGGCCATCCTTCGCATGTCATA CGACGAAACACTTTTGGGCAGTGGCTTGCGAAGATGGATCTGTGCATACCTGGACCTCTgctggaagaaggcttctcaCCCCTATCATACTTGAGTCGCAGCCTGTTATCCTGGAAGCTCGCGATCACTGGCTGCTGTGCATTACAGCTGTCGGCCTTGCCCACGTTTGGGACATGA